One region of Desulfovibrio aminophilus genomic DNA includes:
- a CDS encoding very short patch repair endonuclease, with translation MDTLTPRQRSERMSRVRGKDTAPEMRLRKLIHGMGYRYRLHVGNLPGRPDLVFSSRRKVIFLHGCFWHRHPDRNCKLARLPKSRQEFWLPKLEGNKARDHKVLAELRAGGWDVLVIWECEMNRTEWLQETIRNFLDRERRKQ, from the coding sequence ATGGACACGCTGACGCCGCGTCAACGAAGCGAACGCATGTCCAGGGTCCGGGGTAAGGATACCGCGCCCGAGATGCGTTTGCGGAAACTGATCCACGGCATGGGCTATCGCTATCGCCTGCATGTGGGGAACCTGCCGGGACGGCCCGACCTCGTCTTTTCATCCCGGCGCAAGGTGATTTTTCTGCACGGCTGCTTTTGGCACCGCCACCCGGATCGAAATTGCAAGCTGGCGCGATTGCCCAAATCCCGCCAGGAGTTTTGGCTACCGAAACTGGAAGGGAACAAGGCGCGAGACCATAAGGTGCTGGCCGAACTGCGGGCCGGGGGTTGGGATGTCCTCGTGATCTGGGAATGCGAGATGAACCGAACCGAATGGCTCCAGGAAACCATACGTAACTTCCTCGACAGGGAGAGGCGAAAACAATGA
- a CDS encoding universal stress protein has translation MADIRKILCALDFSPMSPRVADYAATLARALNVPLHAVYVAPTLKRYGSFAVAEESIENFVGAILAGARETMAEFAEKHFAGLDATTSVEMGYAPEAILGVAREQGCGIIVMGTHGRRGIDRIVFGSVAEKVVKSSPLPVLTIHPAGSAGS, from the coding sequence GTGGCCGACATCCGCAAGATCCTCTGCGCCCTCGACTTCTCGCCCATGTCCCCGCGCGTGGCCGACTACGCCGCCACCCTGGCCCGCGCCCTGAACGTGCCCCTGCACGCGGTCTACGTGGCCCCCACGCTCAAGCGCTACGGCTCCTTCGCCGTGGCCGAGGAGAGCATCGAGAACTTCGTCGGCGCGATCCTCGCCGGAGCCCGCGAAACCATGGCCGAGTTCGCGGAAAAGCACTTCGCCGGGCTCGACGCCACCACCTCCGTGGAGATGGGCTACGCGCCCGAGGCCATCCTCGGCGTGGCCAGGGAACAGGGCTGCGGGATCATCGTCATGGGCACCCACGGCCGACGCGGCATCGACCGCATCGTCTTCGGCTCCGTGGCCGAAAAGGTGGTCAAATCCTCGCCCCTGCCCGTGCTCACCATCCACCCCGCCGGCTCCGCCGGTTCATAG